One Nitrosomonas sp. PY1 DNA window includes the following coding sequences:
- a CDS encoding phosphoglycolate phosphatase: MNPLSSSQITSSTQRIPFPLSIQVVMIDLDGTLLDTAADLALSANLMLKELGMPEQSISTIQSYIGKGIQKLVKRTLTGQLDGEPDTALFSKALPIYEKYYAEHLSDNTRPYPGVVEGIQSMQQAGFKLACITNKAEAFTLPLLRSTGLYDYFEIILSGDSLPKKKPDPMPLIHICEYFQVPTHEALLIGDSLNDAIAARAAGCSIFCVPYGYNEGRDVYALDCDAVVASLIDATQLIRVLPLK, from the coding sequence ATGAACCCATTATCTTCTTCACAAATAACATCTTCGACACAACGCATACCATTTCCATTATCCATTCAGGTAGTCATGATTGATTTAGATGGAACCTTACTCGATACCGCAGCAGATCTGGCGTTATCAGCTAACTTAATGCTAAAAGAACTTGGCATGCCGGAACAATCGATTTCTACTATTCAATCATATATCGGTAAAGGTATACAGAAACTGGTAAAACGCACATTGACTGGCCAATTGGATGGAGAACCCGATACAGCGCTTTTTTCCAAAGCTCTACCCATCTATGAAAAGTACTATGCAGAACATTTAAGTGACAATACCCGCCCCTATCCGGGTGTAGTTGAGGGTATTCAGAGCATGCAGCAAGCCGGTTTTAAATTGGCTTGTATCACCAATAAAGCGGAAGCCTTTACTTTACCGTTGTTACGCTCAACCGGTTTATATGATTATTTCGAAATCATTTTATCGGGTGATAGTCTACCGAAGAAGAAGCCAGATCCGATGCCGCTTATCCATATTTGCGAATACTTTCAGGTACCCACCCACGAAGCCTTATTAATCGGAGATTCTCTGAATGATGCAATTGCCGCACGTGCAGCAGGTTGCTCTATATTTTGTGTTCCATATGGTTATAACGAAGGGCGCGATGTTTATGCATTAGATTGCGATGCAGTAGTTGCATCATTAATCGATGCAACGCAATTAATTCGAGTTTTACCTTTGAAATAA
- the rpe gene encoding ribulose-phosphate 3-epimerase: MFRIAPSILSANFAKLGEEITAVIDSGADIVHFDVMDNHYVPNLTIGPLVCEAIRPVTTALIDVHLMVQPVDRIIPDFAKAGANIISFHPEASNHIDRTIGLIKEQGCKAGLVFNPATPLYYLDHVLDKLDLVLIMSVNPGFGGQKFIPEALNKLRAVRKLIDESGNNIMLEIDGGVKVDNIAEIARAGADTFVAGSAIYQAGKDSDPHRYDSIVAAFRAELAKVS, encoded by the coding sequence ATGTTTCGCATCGCACCCAGCATACTATCAGCTAATTTTGCTAAACTTGGTGAAGAAATCACTGCTGTTATAGATTCAGGCGCAGATATTGTTCACTTTGACGTCATGGATAACCACTATGTTCCAAATCTTACAATCGGACCTTTGGTTTGTGAAGCTATCCGCCCGGTTACCACTGCGCTCATTGATGTTCATCTGATGGTTCAACCAGTAGACCGTATTATTCCAGATTTTGCTAAAGCTGGGGCCAATATCATTTCTTTTCACCCGGAAGCTTCTAATCATATTGATCGCACCATTGGACTTATTAAAGAACAGGGTTGCAAAGCAGGATTGGTATTTAATCCAGCCACACCGCTCTATTATTTAGATCATGTATTGGACAAATTAGACTTGGTTTTGATTATGTCTGTCAATCCTGGCTTTGGCGGGCAAAAATTTATCCCCGAAGCACTTAACAAGCTTCGTGCAGTCAGAAAACTTATCGATGAGAGTGGCAATAATATTATGTTAGAAATTGATGGCGGCGTTAAAGTAGATAATATTGCGGAAATTGCTCGTGCTGGCGCCGATACATTTGTAGCAGGATCAGCCATTTACCAAGCTGGCAAAGACTCTGATCCTCACCGCTATGACAGTATTGTGGCAGCATTTCGTGCAGAGCTCGCAAAAGTGTCATAA
- the apaG gene encoding Co2+/Mg2+ efflux protein ApaG, whose product MDEEKKYEIGINIRTAYLSDQSDEGSDRYVFAYTITIANIGNVTAQLISRSWIIMNGDGTSQEVRGLGVVGEQPLLKPGDSFEYTSGTVISTPVGSMKGSYQMTTEDGIQFDVDIPEFILSAPRVLH is encoded by the coding sequence ATGGATGAAGAAAAGAAATATGAGATAGGTATCAACATACGTACCGCTTATCTGTCCGATCAATCGGATGAAGGCTCTGATCGCTATGTATTTGCCTATACCATCACAATTGCTAATATTGGAAATGTAACCGCGCAACTGATCAGTCGCTCTTGGATTATCATGAACGGCGATGGCACCTCTCAGGAGGTGCGCGGTTTAGGCGTAGTGGGTGAACAACCACTGCTTAAGCCTGGAGATAGCTTTGAATATACAAGCGGAACGGTGATTTCAACCCCGGTAGGATCCATGAAAGGCAGCTATCAAATGACGACAGAAGATGGTATTCAATTCGATGTGGATATACCAGAATTCATTCTCAGCGCACCTAGAGTTTTGCATTAG
- a CDS encoding SAM-dependent methyltransferase — MTGRLYLIPTPISPGDIAWVLPQSVQHRVAEIKYFIVEHPKTARQFLKKINTQHALQSLQLQELNEHTHPNDLFALLDPLFAGHDVGLLSEAGCPTVADPGAELIRLAHQNNINVIPLVGPSSVLLALMASGLNGQCFAFHGYLPIDSNIQAEKILLLEKQSVQHDQTQIFIETPYRNKKLLELLIKVCSEKTNLCIASHVTADNEMILTKTIHEWRRLSLPDIHKIPTIFLLHG; from the coding sequence ATGACTGGCAGGCTCTATTTAATCCCTACGCCTATCAGTCCAGGAGATATTGCTTGGGTGTTACCGCAATCGGTGCAACATCGGGTTGCAGAAATTAAGTATTTTATTGTGGAGCACCCTAAAACGGCGCGCCAATTCTTAAAGAAAATTAATACGCAACATGCTTTGCAATCGCTACAACTGCAAGAGCTCAATGAGCATACTCATCCTAATGATTTGTTTGCTTTGCTCGACCCCTTGTTTGCTGGACATGATGTCGGGTTGCTGTCTGAAGCAGGATGCCCAACTGTCGCTGATCCTGGTGCTGAATTAATTCGTTTGGCGCATCAAAATAATATTAATGTTATACCATTAGTCGGGCCATCATCGGTTTTGCTGGCATTAATGGCTTCGGGGTTAAATGGACAGTGTTTTGCATTTCATGGTTATTTGCCCATTGACAGCAACATCCAAGCTGAAAAGATTCTGCTACTGGAAAAGCAATCGGTTCAACATGATCAAACGCAAATTTTTATTGAAACGCCATATCGCAATAAAAAGCTACTGGAACTATTAATTAAAGTTTGCTCGGAAAAAACAAATCTTTGTATTGCAAGCCACGTGACAGCCGATAATGAGATGATTCTGACCAAAACCATTCATGAGTGGCGGCGACTGTCATTACCTGATATTCATAAGATTCCAACCATTTTTTTGTTACATGGATAA
- the gloA gene encoding lactoylglutathione lyase yields the protein MRILHTMLRVGNLEKSLDFYTQVLGMELLRRQEYPEGKFTIAFVGYQNEADGTVLELTYNWDTSSYDLGNAYGHIAIEVEDAYQACENIKKLGGKVVREAGPMKHGKTIIAFIEDPDGYKIEFIQKKTG from the coding sequence GTGCGTATCCTACATACTATGCTGCGAGTAGGTAATTTGGAAAAATCACTGGATTTTTATACACAAGTCCTGGGCATGGAGTTACTGCGGCGCCAAGAATATCCCGAAGGCAAGTTCACGATTGCATTTGTCGGCTATCAAAATGAAGCCGATGGAACCGTGTTGGAATTGACATATAACTGGGATACTTCATCTTACGATTTAGGCAATGCTTATGGCCATATCGCCATTGAAGTTGAAGATGCCTATCAAGCTTGTGAAAATATTAAGAAACTAGGCGGTAAAGTTGTTCGTGAGGCTGGCCCAATGAAGCACGGCAAGACAATAATTGCTTTTATTGAAGATCCAGATGGCTACAAAATCGAGTTCATACAGAAAAAAACCGGATAA
- a CDS encoding rubredoxin, producing MSKAENPEYHRYMCLICGYIYDEALGSPDEGIPPGTRWKDVPINWTCPECGARKEDFEMVKV from the coding sequence ATGTCTAAAGCAGAGAATCCCGAATACCATCGCTACATGTGCTTAATTTGTGGCTATATTTACGATGAAGCATTAGGTTCTCCCGATGAAGGAATACCTCCTGGCACGCGTTGGAAAGATGTACCAATTAATTGGACTTGCCCAGAGTGCGGTGCACGTAAAGAAGATTTTGAAATGGTAAAGGTATAA